The Sinomicrobium kalidii genome contains a region encoding:
- the lpxK gene encoding tetraacyldisaccharide 4'-kinase encodes MCILRKILWPFSVLYGLAVKVRNLLYDREVFRSVSFDIPVICVGNLSVGGTGKTPMVEYLVRLLKTGFHTAILSRGYRRKSEGFVLAGPETGVEELGDEPCQYHRKFPDITVAVDADRVNGINRLVTAHPSPEVVVLDDAFQHRRVKAGFNILLTSCDSRYTGDIFLPAGNLRDSRKEAKRANVIIVTKCREDMSTAKRDAILKQLAPEDHQHVFFTTIAYDEKIDSAATTIPLTDWRKEHFTLVTGIANAAPLVKFLKDKGLSFEHYNYPDHHDFNEKELKMLRKKSRILTTEKDFMRLKDRLDGIFFIGIQPVFLFGQQEEFDRLVFQYVSGKGAGSEGN; translated from the coding sequence ATGTGTATACTCCGAAAAATACTCTGGCCTTTTTCTGTGCTTTACGGACTGGCAGTAAAGGTCCGGAACCTTTTATACGACAGGGAAGTATTCCGCTCGGTTTCTTTTGATATTCCCGTTATTTGTGTGGGAAACCTCAGTGTGGGCGGAACGGGCAAGACACCTATGGTAGAGTACCTGGTGCGATTGTTGAAGACCGGTTTTCATACGGCAATCCTGAGCCGGGGCTATCGGCGGAAATCCGAAGGTTTTGTATTGGCCGGCCCGGAAACAGGGGTGGAGGAACTGGGGGACGAACCCTGCCAGTACCACAGGAAATTCCCGGATATTACCGTAGCCGTGGATGCCGACCGGGTCAATGGTATCAACCGTCTCGTTACGGCACATCCGTCTCCCGAAGTTGTAGTCCTTGATGATGCCTTTCAGCACCGCAGGGTAAAGGCGGGGTTTAATATCCTGCTTACGTCCTGTGATTCCCGTTATACCGGCGATATTTTTCTGCCGGCGGGTAACCTTAGGGACAGCAGGAAAGAAGCAAAACGGGCAAATGTGATCATCGTGACCAAATGCAGGGAGGACATGAGCACTGCTAAGAGGGATGCCATTTTAAAGCAACTGGCCCCGGAAGACCATCAGCACGTATTTTTTACAACGATAGCTTATGACGAAAAGATCGATTCGGCAGCAACCACAATTCCGCTGACGGACTGGCGAAAGGAACACTTCACCCTGGTAACGGGGATTGCAAATGCCGCGCCACTTGTGAAATTCCTGAAAGACAAGGGGCTCTCTTTCGAACACTACAACTATCCGGACCATCATGACTTTAATGAAAAGGAACTGAAAATGCTGCGTAAGAAAAGCAGGATACTCACCACCGAAAAGGATTTTATGCGCCTGAAGGACCGTCTGGACGGGATATTTTTTATTGGCATACAACCTGTTTTTCTCTTCGGGCAACAGGAGGAATTTGATCGTCTGGTGTTTCAGTATGTGTCCGGGAAAGGGGCAGGTAGTGAAGGGAATTGA
- a CDS encoding glycosyltransferase encodes MLNVLLSLFIGSTGILATYYVIFGKLAFSGTSAPPENLAPVSVIIRTKNNAEILRQTIISILAQDYPDFQVILINDASSDHTLEVIEDFAGRYSNIKIVNVVNNEAFWGKKKYALTLGIKAAKHNLLVFTEDNYVPVSRKWLREISRNFHKEKKLILGYSAVKRKKNVLSNALIRYDNWLRAVKYLSFANTGLPYSGTGRNLAYHKSAFYKVNGFISHMDMKNGEDELFINEVATPGNTTICTSKPGRTRSLTAPAFREWIHQKREGFYVFRNFKLWQRVLLNLFYIAQLLFWLLFVPLIFLAGNPIVILALIVFKWLVQYIIMARLTRKFGEKGFIWLLPLYELILISVQFYIFITSFRKSTRWK; translated from the coding sequence ATGCTAAACGTCTTACTTTCGCTTTTTATTGGAAGTACAGGTATCCTGGCCACTTATTATGTTATCTTCGGAAAACTGGCCTTTTCCGGAACATCCGCCCCACCGGAGAACCTTGCTCCCGTTTCTGTTATCATCCGGACAAAGAACAATGCCGAAATACTGCGGCAAACCATCATTTCCATACTCGCCCAGGACTATCCTGATTTCCAGGTTATTCTCATCAACGATGCTTCTTCCGACCACACCCTGGAGGTTATTGAAGATTTTGCCGGTCGTTACTCCAACATCAAGATCGTAAATGTTGTGAACAACGAAGCCTTCTGGGGGAAAAAGAAATACGCCCTTACCCTGGGGATCAAGGCAGCAAAACACAACTTACTCGTTTTCACCGAAGACAACTATGTACCGGTATCCCGTAAATGGTTGAGGGAAATCAGCCGCAATTTTCACAAAGAAAAAAAACTCATACTTGGCTACAGTGCCGTAAAGCGGAAGAAAAATGTGCTTTCCAATGCACTCATCCGTTATGACAACTGGCTCAGGGCGGTAAAATACCTTTCTTTTGCCAATACCGGGCTTCCCTATTCGGGAACAGGGAGAAACCTGGCCTATCACAAAAGTGCCTTTTATAAAGTCAACGGTTTTATAAGCCATATGGATATGAAAAACGGGGAAGACGAACTTTTCATCAATGAAGTAGCCACTCCCGGGAACACAACCATATGCACATCAAAACCCGGTCGCACACGGTCGCTCACCGCTCCTGCCTTCCGGGAATGGATACATCAGAAACGCGAAGGTTTTTACGTTTTCCGGAATTTCAAACTCTGGCAAAGAGTACTGTTGAATTTATTCTACATTGCCCAGTTGCTCTTCTGGCTGTTGTTCGTTCCGTTAATTTTTCTGGCCGGAAACCCCATAGTAATACTTGCACTTATAGTATTCAAATGGTTAGTACAATATATCATTATGGCCAGATTGACACGTAAATTCGGAGAAAAGGGTTTTATCTGGTTGCTGCCGCTGTATGAACTTATCCTTATAAGTGTACAATTTTATATCTTTATAACAAGTTTCAGAAAAAGTACGCGTTGGAAATAA
- the lipA gene encoding lipoyl synthase, which yields MSVDTAAKAAPPKGKPKWLRVKLPTGKKYTELRGLVDKYNLHTICTSGSCPNMGECWGEGTATFMILGNVCTRSCGFCGVKTGRPDTIDWEEPEKVARSIKIMKIKHAVLTSVDRDDLKDMGSIIWAETVKAVRRMNPETTMETLIPDFQGVERNIDRIVEVAPEVVSHNVETVRRLTREVRIQAKYDRSLGVLRYLKEQGVRRTKSGIMLGLGETEEEVVQTMKDLREAEVDIVTIGQYLQPSKKHLPVKQFILPEQFDRLRETGLDMGFRHVESGALVRSSYKAHKHIV from the coding sequence ATGAGTGTAGATACCGCTGCAAAAGCAGCTCCACCCAAAGGCAAGCCGAAATGGTTGCGGGTAAAGCTGCCTACCGGTAAGAAATATACGGAGTTAAGGGGACTCGTTGACAAATATAACCTGCACACCATATGTACCTCCGGAAGCTGCCCCAATATGGGGGAATGCTGGGGTGAAGGTACCGCCACATTTATGATTCTCGGAAATGTATGTACCAGGTCCTGCGGTTTCTGCGGTGTAAAAACCGGGAGACCGGATACTATTGACTGGGAGGAACCCGAAAAAGTGGCACGGTCCATTAAGATCATGAAGATCAAACACGCCGTGCTTACTTCCGTAGACCGGGATGACCTGAAGGATATGGGATCGATCATATGGGCCGAGACCGTCAAGGCCGTAAGACGAATGAATCCCGAAACTACCATGGAAACCCTTATACCGGATTTTCAGGGCGTGGAAAGAAATATTGACCGCATTGTGGAAGTTGCTCCCGAAGTCGTGTCGCACAACGTGGAAACCGTACGGAGACTCACCCGTGAGGTGCGCATACAGGCAAAGTACGACAGGAGCCTGGGTGTTTTACGTTACCTGAAAGAACAGGGTGTTCGCCGGACCAAGTCCGGAATTATGCTGGGATTGGGTGAAACCGAAGAAGAAGTGGTACAGACCATGAAAGATCTCCGGGAAGCCGAGGTAGATATCGTAACCATCGGGCAATACCTTCAACCCTCTAAAAAACACCTTCCCGTAAAGCAGTTTATCCTGCCCGAACAATTTGACAGGCTCAGGGAAACAGGACTCGACATGGGATTCCGCCACGTAGAAAGCGGGGCCCTGGTTAGATCGTCCTATAAGGCCCATAAGCATATTGTATAA
- a CDS encoding Nif3-like dinuclear metal center hexameric protein has translation MYIKDVMACLEELSPLAYAEDFDNTGLLVGNRDNKLTGVLVTHDTLEEVVDEAIEKDCNLIVSFHPIIFSGLKKLNGSSYVERTVIKAIRHGIAIYAVHTALDNNFNGVNAALCDALGLQNRKILIPQKGTVKKLLVFVPNKDADHLREALFAAGAGTIGNYSNCSFNLEGTGTFRGEENSNPVIGERGITRHEPETQIGVTYPRHLESRILKTMFTNHPYEEVAYEVTTLENRNQHIGIGMTGELTVPLQDIDFLKQLKQKMKLECIRYSGLLNRKIKKVAVLGGSGAFAISHAKNAGADVFITGDIKYHEFYKAEKQMIIADIGHYESEQYTKNLLFEHLTKKIHNFAPALPGGKVVLSEYNTNSIKYL, from the coding sequence ATGTATATCAAAGACGTCATGGCCTGTCTGGAGGAGCTCTCCCCCCTGGCCTATGCCGAAGATTTTGACAACACCGGGCTGCTTGTGGGTAACCGGGACAACAAGCTTACAGGCGTACTCGTCACTCACGACACCCTGGAGGAAGTAGTGGACGAAGCCATTGAAAAGGACTGCAACCTCATTGTGAGCTTTCACCCCATAATCTTTTCCGGACTGAAAAAACTGAACGGATCTTCCTATGTGGAACGAACGGTTATCAAGGCCATACGCCACGGCATTGCCATCTATGCGGTTCACACGGCCCTGGACAATAATTTTAACGGGGTAAACGCCGCCCTGTGTGACGCCCTTGGCCTGCAAAACAGAAAAATACTGATCCCGCAGAAAGGAACCGTCAAAAAACTGCTTGTCTTTGTCCCCAACAAGGATGCCGATCACCTCCGGGAAGCCCTTTTTGCCGCGGGAGCAGGGACCATAGGCAATTACAGTAACTGCAGTTTTAACCTAGAAGGGACAGGCACTTTCCGCGGAGAGGAAAACAGCAACCCTGTTATCGGGGAACGCGGTATCACCCGGCATGAACCGGAAACCCAGATAGGGGTTACTTACCCGAGGCATCTCGAAAGCCGAATATTGAAAACCATGTTTACAAACCATCCGTATGAAGAAGTGGCCTATGAAGTGACCACATTGGAAAACAGGAACCAACACATAGGTATTGGCATGACGGGCGAGTTGACCGTTCCCCTGCAGGATATCGATTTTTTAAAGCAGCTCAAGCAAAAAATGAAGCTGGAATGCATCCGTTATTCGGGCCTGCTGAACAGGAAAATAAAAAAAGTGGCTGTATTGGGAGGCAGCGGTGCCTTTGCCATTTCGCACGCAAAAAACGCCGGAGCAGACGTTTTTATTACCGGTGACATAAAATATCACGAGTTTTATAAGGCCGAAAAACAAATGATTATCGCCGATATAGGGCACTACGAAAGCGAGCAATATACAAAAAACCTTTTGTTTGAGCATCTTACAAAAAAAATTCATAATTTTGCACCTGCCTTGCCGGGGGGTAAGGTCGTTTTATCAGAATACAATACAAATTCCATCAAGTATTTATAA
- a CDS encoding zinc ribbon domain-containing protein, whose protein sequence is MAKKTDATVEEKLRALYDLQLIDSRIDEIANVRGELPLEVNDLEDEVEGLKTRLDKLNVEQENLTQEIANKKNAIEESKGLIKKYSEQQKNVRNNREFNSLSKEIEFQELEIQLSEKHIREFKVQIEQKKEVITETKERLKERESHLKHKKGELDAILAETEKEENTLKEKSGEFEDLIEERLVKAYKRIRENVKNGLAVVAIERGASGGSFFTIPPQVQMEIASRKKIITDEHSGRILVDPNLADEEREKMEELFRSL, encoded by the coding sequence ATGGCAAAAAAAACCGACGCTACTGTAGAAGAGAAATTAAGAGCCTTGTACGATTTGCAATTAATTGACTCCAGAATAGATGAAATAGCCAATGTAAGAGGGGAGCTCCCTCTGGAAGTGAATGATCTGGAGGACGAAGTGGAAGGACTCAAAACACGGTTGGATAAGCTGAACGTAGAACAGGAAAACCTTACACAGGAAATTGCCAATAAGAAAAATGCAATCGAAGAGTCTAAGGGACTTATCAAAAAATACTCCGAGCAACAGAAAAACGTTCGGAACAACAGGGAATTCAACTCCCTCAGCAAAGAGATAGAATTTCAGGAACTGGAAATACAGCTTTCCGAAAAACACATCCGGGAATTCAAGGTGCAGATAGAGCAGAAAAAAGAGGTTATCACCGAAACCAAAGAACGTCTCAAGGAGCGCGAAAGCCATCTGAAACACAAAAAAGGCGAACTCGATGCCATCCTTGCGGAAACAGAAAAAGAGGAAAACACCCTGAAGGAAAAATCGGGAGAGTTTGAAGACCTCATTGAGGAAAGGCTTGTAAAAGCCTATAAAAGGATCCGGGAAAATGTCAAGAACGGGCTTGCGGTAGTAGCCATTGAAAGAGGCGCTTCCGGAGGTTCTTTCTTTACGATTCCGCCACAGGTACAGATGGAAATCGCATCGCGAAAGAAGATCATCACCGATGAACACAGCGGGCGTATTCTCGTAGACCCGAACCTGGCCGACGAGGAAAGAGAGAAAATGGAAGAACTGTTCCGTTCGCTCTAA
- a CDS encoding response regulator, which yields MKGLYCYFLFFLLLFPVMVSGQYGNAPEDAVETAIKKVYGYKNQFDFEAAVAQLKETVAMADTLKRKRSDYLFQCYTLFIRLYIDFDRSDDLEVYEFLSESHLKPNPKIAKETRLIALKALIAAKKGDLRQASSYIDEAKSVIVRKKDTVLNTVLYYEAQVLLIREEYARAASILQRIFPVKDPYEEKYINTGILLDLAFAHLKLQETDKAVPYMEKASRMLKGFDFPKLELKRHQLLSAIFDSQKNRNEANRHRQKADSLKKVYFNIESIEARNNIAYHNTSDFKDRVIDQYKIDAEKQSRQVNIAKMISILSSVLLIIIFILTISLYRNNKIKLKTNNLLLKKNRELQAAKEEAENALQVKAKFLSTVSHELRTPLYAVTGLTHLLLEEDPKESQKEYLNSLKFSGEYLLNFINDILQVNKSEANQLKIKKGPFNLEQILMKVVRSLEHSAKENNNTIELDLDKNIPAELLGDSLKLSQVFINLIGNSLKFTENGKVMIRGRILDREREKINIRFEVQDNGMGIEPDILPRIFESFAQGSTQINRKYGGTGLGLTIVKNLLHLMDSDIKVQSESGKGSLFTFDIALETAGKKGTQPPQQVVAREDWTDEEIVFDDIHVLLVEDNKINQIVTQKMLARKNISSEVANNGYEAIDMTKKKNYDLILMDIHMPGISGIKAAAEIRKFNKKVPIVALTAISLEENMDDLYSAGCNDIITKPFKPEIFYKKIKNNLRRNVPPQN from the coding sequence ATGAAGGGACTCTATTGCTATTTTTTATTTTTCTTACTGCTCTTTCCGGTCATGGTGTCCGGGCAGTATGGCAATGCGCCGGAAGATGCTGTTGAAACTGCCATAAAAAAGGTATACGGTTACAAGAACCAATTTGATTTTGAAGCAGCAGTGGCCCAACTGAAAGAGACCGTGGCCATGGCAGATACCTTAAAACGGAAACGTTCCGATTACCTCTTTCAATGCTACACCCTTTTTATCCGTTTATATATCGATTTTGACAGGAGCGATGATCTGGAAGTCTATGAATTCCTGAGTGAGTCGCACCTCAAACCCAACCCCAAAATAGCAAAAGAGACCCGACTCATTGCCCTGAAGGCACTGATCGCCGCCAAAAAAGGAGATCTCCGGCAGGCATCATCATACATTGACGAAGCCAAATCTGTTATTGTCCGGAAAAAAGATACCGTTCTCAATACAGTACTCTATTACGAAGCACAGGTACTCCTTATCCGCGAAGAATATGCCCGGGCCGCCTCCATACTCCAACGTATTTTTCCGGTCAAGGACCCTTATGAGGAAAAATACATAAATACCGGCATTTTACTGGATCTGGCATTCGCTCACCTGAAATTACAGGAAACAGACAAGGCCGTGCCATATATGGAAAAAGCTTCCCGGATGTTAAAGGGATTCGATTTCCCCAAACTCGAACTAAAACGGCATCAGCTACTCTCTGCAATATTCGACAGCCAAAAAAACCGGAACGAAGCTAACAGGCACCGGCAAAAGGCAGACAGCCTGAAGAAAGTATATTTTAATATTGAAAGTATTGAGGCCCGGAACAACATTGCCTATCACAATACTTCCGATTTCAAGGACAGGGTAATCGATCAGTACAAAATTGACGCGGAAAAACAGTCCCGGCAGGTCAATATTGCAAAAATGATCTCCATACTGAGTTCGGTATTGCTCATTATCATTTTTATACTCACCATTTCCCTTTACCGGAACAACAAGATAAAATTAAAGACCAACAACCTGCTGCTCAAGAAGAACAGGGAACTGCAGGCCGCCAAGGAAGAAGCGGAAAATGCCCTTCAGGTCAAAGCCAAGTTCTTGTCAACGGTAAGCCACGAGCTGCGAACCCCACTGTATGCCGTAACCGGGCTTACGCATTTACTGTTGGAGGAAGACCCCAAAGAAAGCCAGAAAGAATACCTCAACTCGCTAAAGTTCTCCGGGGAATACCTGCTGAACTTTATCAACGATATTCTCCAGGTCAACAAGTCGGAAGCCAACCAGTTAAAAATAAAGAAAGGGCCTTTTAACCTGGAACAGATCCTCATGAAAGTGGTGCGTTCACTGGAGCATTCGGCCAAAGAGAACAATAACACCATTGAACTGGACCTGGACAAAAACATCCCGGCAGAACTCCTCGGCGATTCGTTGAAACTGTCGCAAGTATTCATCAACCTCATCGGGAATTCGCTTAAATTTACGGAAAACGGCAAAGTGATGATACGAGGCAGGATACTGGACCGGGAACGGGAAAAGATCAACATTCGCTTTGAGGTGCAGGACAACGGTATGGGTATCGAACCCGATATACTTCCCCGTATATTCGAGAGCTTTGCCCAGGGCTCTACACAGATCAACCGGAAATACGGTGGTACCGGACTCGGACTCACCATTGTAAAAAACCTGTTGCACCTTATGGACAGTGATATTAAGGTACAAAGCGAATCCGGTAAGGGAAGCCTGTTTACTTTTGACATTGCCCTTGAAACCGCAGGTAAAAAAGGTACGCAGCCTCCGCAACAGGTAGTAGCCCGGGAAGACTGGACAGACGAAGAGATCGTTTTTGACGATATCCACGTCCTTCTTGTGGAAGATAACAAAATCAACCAGATCGTTACCCAGAAAATGCTGGCGCGGAAAAACATCTCTTCAGAAGTGGCCAATAACGGGTATGAAGCCATCGACATGACAAAAAAGAAAAACTACGACCTTATTTTAATGGACATCCATATGCCCGGTATAAGCGGAATAAAGGCCGCGGCGGAAATACGGAAATTCAACAAAAAAGTCCCTATTGTTGCCCTTACCGCCATTTCCCTCGAAGAAAATATGGACGACCTGTACAGCGCCGGGTGTAACGACATCATCACCAAACCGTTCAAGCCTGAAATTTTCTACAAAAAAATAAAAAACAACCTCAGGAGAAACGTCCCGCCGCAAAACTGA
- the gap gene encoding type I glyceraldehyde-3-phosphate dehydrogenase produces MDKVKIAINGFGRIGRTVFRLLINHPHIEVVAINDLADSKTLSHLLKYDSIHGILQHDVRHDAGAIIVNNNHYPLLNTADIQKLDWSAFQPDFVLESTGKFKKREQLEHHLRNGAEKVLLSVPPEDDHIKMVVLGVNEHILEGSEDIVSNASCTTNNAAPMIKVIHELCGIEQAYITTVHSYTTDQSLHDQPHRDLRRARAASQSIVPTTTGAAKALTGIFPDLSEVIGGCGIRVPVPDGSLTDITFNVARETSIAEINNAFREAARHKLKGILSYTEDPIVSIDVINNPHSCVFDAEMTSVIGKMVKIIGWYDNEYGYSNRIVDLLSFISTLKKKNQTEGVR; encoded by the coding sequence ATGGATAAAGTAAAAATAGCGATAAACGGTTTCGGCCGTATAGGCAGAACGGTCTTCCGGTTGCTTATTAATCACCCCCATATCGAAGTGGTGGCCATTAATGACCTTGCAGACAGCAAAACACTGAGTCACCTGTTGAAATATGACAGTATACATGGCATATTGCAACACGATGTACGGCACGATGCCGGAGCCATCATAGTAAACAACAACCATTATCCGCTCCTCAATACGGCCGATATTCAAAAGCTGGACTGGTCGGCTTTCCAACCGGATTTTGTGCTCGAATCTACCGGAAAATTCAAGAAAAGGGAGCAACTGGAACACCATCTTCGCAACGGCGCAGAAAAAGTATTGCTTTCCGTCCCGCCGGAAGACGACCACATAAAAATGGTGGTTCTCGGTGTCAACGAGCATATCCTGGAAGGTTCGGAAGATATCGTATCCAATGCTTCCTGTACCACGAACAACGCCGCCCCCATGATCAAGGTCATTCACGAGCTTTGCGGCATCGAACAGGCCTATATCACCACGGTCCATTCCTATACCACTGACCAGAGCCTGCACGACCAGCCCCACCGTGACCTCCGGAGGGCGAGAGCGGCCTCACAGTCTATCGTACCCACTACAACAGGTGCGGCAAAAGCCCTGACCGGCATTTTCCCCGACCTCAGCGAAGTCATTGGCGGATGCGGTATCCGCGTACCGGTACCGGACGGGTCCCTCACCGATATTACCTTTAATGTAGCCAGGGAAACCTCCATCGCCGAAATAAACAATGCTTTCAGAGAAGCCGCCCGCCACAAGCTGAAAGGCATTTTATCGTATACGGAAGACCCTATTGTTTCCATAGACGTGATCAACAATCCCCATTCCTGTGTCTTTGATGCAGAGATGACTTCCGTTATCGGTAAAATGGTAAAAATAATAGGGTGGTATGACAATGAATACGGGTACAGCAACAGGATCGTCGACCTGCTATCTTTTATCAGTACCCTGAAGAAAAAAAATCAAACAGAGGGTGTACGGTAA
- a CDS encoding NRAMP family divalent metal transporter, which yields MYKYIKKLGPGLLFAGAAIGVSHLVQSTRAGADFDFGLIWALLLVHLFKYPFFQYGPKYTLATGECLLDGYKKLGTSILVAYFILTFATMFTIQTALTVVTAGLASTLFGITQNTVLWSAIITAVCMVILLIGRYKLLDNLMKIIVFTLTISTCIAVILAVPNSAAPHTFSQVMPKNDIGIAFLIAFMGWMPAPLDISIWHSLWALEKKKTIPDYSVKNTIADFNLGYGSTIILGILFMALGALVMFGSGETFSASATLFSEQLIALYTKNLGEAAYILIAVAAFTTMFSTTLTTLDASPRAMSYTTKILLKQKDKQYYAIWMAVLAAGTVAILLFFLSEMKTLIDIATILSFVTAPFYAIINFRLICSSHTPKQYHPGTGMKVISWTGLIFLVGFSLWYTISLF from the coding sequence ATGTATAAGTATATCAAAAAGCTCGGCCCCGGCCTGTTATTTGCGGGGGCGGCAATAGGCGTATCGCACCTGGTACAATCCACCCGGGCCGGCGCCGATTTCGATTTCGGCCTGATCTGGGCATTGTTGCTGGTACACCTTTTCAAATATCCTTTTTTCCAGTATGGGCCGAAGTATACCCTGGCCACCGGCGAATGCCTGCTCGACGGGTACAAAAAACTGGGTACATCCATTCTCGTCGCTTATTTCATCCTCACCTTTGCCACCATGTTCACCATCCAGACCGCACTTACCGTTGTTACGGCGGGACTGGCATCTACCCTCTTCGGCATTACCCAAAACACCGTTCTGTGGAGTGCCATAATCACCGCTGTCTGTATGGTAATCCTGCTGATAGGCCGGTATAAGCTTCTGGACAACCTCATGAAAATTATTGTTTTCACGCTCACCATAAGTACGTGCATTGCCGTTATCCTGGCTGTTCCCAACAGTGCTGCACCCCATACTTTCAGCCAGGTAATGCCGAAAAATGATATCGGAATTGCTTTCCTCATCGCCTTTATGGGCTGGATGCCTGCCCCGCTCGACATTTCCATATGGCATTCCCTCTGGGCCCTGGAAAAGAAAAAGACCATCCCGGATTACAGCGTAAAAAACACCATTGCCGATTTTAACCTCGGCTATGGCAGCACCATAATTCTGGGGATCTTATTTATGGCGCTCGGCGCTCTGGTAATGTTCGGCTCCGGTGAAACTTTCAGTGCCAGTGCCACCCTGTTTTCAGAACAACTCATCGCCCTCTATACCAAAAACCTCGGGGAAGCAGCCTACATCCTTATCGCCGTTGCCGCTTTCACCACCATGTTCAGCACTACACTGACTACCCTGGATGCCTCCCCCAGAGCCATGTCCTATACCACAAAAATATTGCTGAAACAAAAAGACAAACAATATTATGCCATATGGATGGCCGTACTGGCCGCCGGTACCGTGGCCATACTTCTTTTCTTCCTCTCGGAAATGAAAACACTGATTGACATCGCTACCATATTGTCTTTTGTTACCGCACCGTTTTATGCCATTATCAATTTCCGGCTTATCTGTTCTTCACATACACCGAAACAATATCACCCCGGAACGGGCATGAAAGTTATCAGCTGGACGGGACTCATTTTCCTCGTGGGGTTCAGTCTCTGGTATACCATCAGCTTGTTTTAA
- a CDS encoding RNA polymerase sigma factor codes for MEITSELIRKNIEKARKGDQKAFNFLLDHYWNDIYGFQLIRTKNENDAEDITIQTFSRAFDKIDTFDNSYSFKTWLVTISKNIHLDLLRKRKSSLLHSTSQEEDTVYDVPDDTPSAEDNLIYEQNLVQLKRFIKKLKPHYQDVINLRYFRELSYQEIASELDEPLNNVKVKLLRAKKLLAEIIHKNKNV; via the coding sequence TTGGAAATAACCTCAGAACTTATCAGAAAAAACATAGAAAAGGCCAGAAAAGGAGATCAAAAGGCCTTTAATTTTCTTTTAGACCATTACTGGAATGATATTTACGGCTTCCAGCTTATCCGCACCAAAAACGAAAATGATGCGGAAGACATCACAATACAGACATTCTCCCGGGCTTTTGACAAGATCGATACGTTTGACAACAGTTATTCTTTCAAAACCTGGCTTGTTACCATCTCCAAGAACATTCACCTGGACCTGTTGCGAAAACGGAAGTCGAGCCTGCTCCATTCCACTTCACAGGAAGAAGACACGGTTTACGACGTTCCGGACGACACGCCTTCTGCAGAAGACAACCTCATTTACGAACAGAACCTGGTACAGCTAAAACGCTTTATAAAAAAACTGAAACCCCACTATCAGGATGTCATTAACCTGAGGTATTTCAGGGAACTGAGTTACCAGGAGATCGCCTCCGAGCTGGACGAGCCCCTTAACAATGTAAAAGTAAAGCTATTACGGGCAAAAAAGCTACTGGCCGAGATTATTCACAAAAACAAAAATGTATAA
- a CDS encoding VOC family protein produces MKLNAGIITHKLEESKDFYTGVLGFGVTFENDFYLLLHTPDREAELSFLLPDHPSQQPLFQSAYTGKGVYLTIEVENVDEIYRELMAKQVPITIDLRDEPWGDRHFAVTDPNGIGVDIVQYQQPEE; encoded by the coding sequence ATGAAACTAAATGCGGGCATCATTACCCACAAACTCGAGGAAAGCAAGGATTTTTATACCGGGGTACTGGGGTTTGGTGTTACTTTTGAAAATGATTTTTACCTCCTGCTCCACACTCCGGACCGGGAAGCCGAACTGAGTTTTCTGCTTCCTGACCACCCGTCACAACAGCCCTTGTTCCAGTCTGCCTATACCGGAAAAGGCGTATACCTTACCATTGAAGTTGAGAACGTGGACGAGATCTACCGGGAACTGATGGCCAAACAAGTGCCCATAACCATAGACCTCCGTGACGAACCCTGGGGAGACCGCCACTTTGCCGTTACCGATCCGAACGGGATCGGTGTGGATATCGTTCAATATCAGCAACCGGAAGAATAA
- a CDS encoding membrane or secreted protein, whose translation MKLILLTIGLLAVAFAGIAIKIWAKKDGRFAGTCASQSPFLNKSGEPCSFCGKMPDEQECRDPKVQQN comes from the coding sequence ATGAAACTTATTTTACTCACCATAGGATTGTTAGCCGTAGCATTTGCGGGAATTGCCATAAAGATATGGGCAAAAAAAGACGGCAGATTTGCCGGCACATGTGCCAGTCAGAGCCCTTTTTTGAACAAATCCGGTGAACCGTGCAGCTTTTGCGGAAAAATGCCGGACGAACAGGAATGCCGCGACCCCAAAGTACAACAAAATTAA